Proteins encoded together in one Corynebacterium liangguodongii window:
- a CDS encoding DUF1846 domain-containing protein has product MPYTRGFDRQKYIEMQSEHISARRAGIGGKLYLEMGGKLFDDHHAARVLPGFTPDNKIAMLERIKDEVEIMVCVSAQDILRQKIRADLGITYEDDVLRLVDVFRERGFMVDHVVVTQLEPGNAPAEAFVERLERLGLKVSRHRVIPGYPNETARIVSEEGFGLNDYAETTRDLIVMTAPGPGSGKLATCLSQIYHEHKRGIPAGYAKFETFPIWNLPLSHPVNLAYEAATADLDDINVIDQYHLDAYGEKVSSYNRDVEVFPLLKSLLKEVTGEEPYQSPTDMGVNMAGYCISDDAACRHAAQQEIIRRYLKELVDERRSDRDSTFSDRISNVMRKADLTVSMRSVLAPALEVEAATGQPGAALELPDGRIVTGKTSDLLGPSAAVLLNALKALARIPDDVHLLLPSSIEPIQSLKTTYLGSANPRLHTDEVLIALSSSAANNPIAARALEQLPALRGCDAHTTTILGNVDETIFRNLGVLVTSEPKYWKKSLYHKK; this is encoded by the coding sequence GTGCCGTACACACGAGGCTTTGACCGCCAGAAGTACATCGAGATGCAGTCGGAGCACATCAGTGCGCGCCGCGCGGGCATCGGCGGCAAGCTCTACCTGGAGATGGGCGGCAAGCTTTTCGACGACCACCATGCCGCCCGGGTCCTCCCCGGCTTCACCCCCGACAACAAGATTGCCATGCTCGAGCGCATTAAAGATGAGGTCGAGATCATGGTGTGTGTCAGCGCCCAGGACATCCTGCGCCAGAAGATCCGCGCGGATCTCGGCATCACGTACGAAGACGACGTGCTTCGCCTTGTCGACGTCTTCCGTGAGCGCGGGTTTATGGTTGACCATGTCGTCGTCACGCAGCTCGAGCCTGGAAACGCCCCGGCGGAAGCGTTCGTCGAGCGCCTCGAACGCCTCGGCCTGAAGGTCTCGCGCCACCGCGTCATCCCCGGCTACCCCAACGAGACCGCGCGCATCGTCTCCGAGGAAGGGTTCGGCCTCAACGACTACGCCGAGACCACGCGCGACCTCATCGTCATGACGGCCCCGGGGCCCGGTTCCGGCAAGCTAGCCACCTGCCTGTCCCAGATCTACCACGAGCACAAGCGCGGCATCCCCGCAGGTTACGCGAAGTTCGAGACCTTCCCCATCTGGAACCTGCCGCTGTCACACCCGGTGAACCTCGCCTACGAGGCCGCCACCGCCGACCTCGACGACATCAACGTCATCGACCAGTACCACCTCGACGCCTACGGCGAGAAGGTCTCCAGCTACAACCGCGATGTCGAGGTCTTCCCGCTGCTGAAGTCTCTGCTCAAGGAGGTCACGGGCGAGGAGCCATACCAGTCGCCGACCGACATGGGGGTCAACATGGCCGGCTACTGCATCTCCGACGACGCGGCCTGCCGCCACGCCGCGCAGCAGGAGATCATCCGCCGCTACCTCAAGGAGCTCGTCGACGAGCGCCGCAGCGACCGCGACTCCACCTTCTCCGACCGCATCTCCAACGTCATGCGCAAGGCGGACCTCACCGTCTCCATGCGCAGCGTCCTCGCCCCGGCCCTGGAGGTCGAGGCGGCCACGGGCCAGCCGGGCGCCGCGCTTGAGCTGCCGGACGGGCGCATTGTCACGGGTAAGACCTCCGACCTGTTGGGGCCCTCGGCTGCCGTGCTGCTCAACGCGCTCAAGGCGCTGGCGCGCATTCCTGACGACGTCCACCTGCTCCTGCCGAGCTCCATCGAGCCTATCCAGTCCCTCAAGACCACCTACCTCGGGTCGGCCAACCCCCGCCTGCACACCGATGAGGTGCTCATCGCGTTGTCGTCCTCGGCGGCGAACAACCCCATCGCGGCGCGCGCCCTCGAGCAGCTGCCCGCACTGCGCGGCTGTGACGCGCACACGACGACGATCCTCGGCAATGTAGACGAGACCATCTTCCGCAACCTCGGTGTGCTGGTGACCTCGGAGCCGAAGTACTGGAAGAAGTCGCTCTACCACAAGAAGTAG